The region AATCATGGTGGCATGATCAGCCATACGCTCAATGTAGCGGGAGATGCTCAATGCAGCCATAAGCTCATCGACCGCTGAGTCAGGACTTTTCATCAACAGGGTAACCCTTTTGAAGACCGTACGGTGCATCACGTCAACCTCTTCATCCAGAGCACACACCTGATCAGCAAGGCGTCTCTCCTTTGAGATGAAAGCCTGAATGGATTTTTTCACCATTTCACCTGCATGAATCCCCATCTTTTCGAAATCAAATGATTCAAGCATTTTTGGACTGATTTCAGGCATCCGGTCGATGATATGAACCGCCAGATCGCCGATACGCTCAAGATCGTCATTGATTTTTATAATGGTGACAATGGTACGCAGATCTCTTGCCACAGGCTGCTGCAGGGCAAGAAAAGCCAGACACCGCTCTTCAAGACGGACCTCGGCTGCATCAATCTCGTCATCGACCAGGCGTATCTGACGGGCACGCTGTTCATCCTGGTGTTTGACAGCATGCAGGGCATTAAAAAAGTTCTCAAGCACCTTGTCGGAAAGCTGTACAAGTACAAGTGAGAGCTCTTTTATAAGTTCATGAACCGGGCGTTCTGACATAGGAGTGAAGGGTTTTCGTTAGCTGAATCTTCCCGTGATATAATCTTCGGTCATCGAATCCTTGGGATTGGTGAAGAGCTGTGCTG is a window of Candidatus Chlorobium masyuteum DNA encoding:
- the phoU gene encoding phosphate signaling complex protein PhoU, with product MSERPVHELIKELSLVLVQLSDKVLENFFNALHAVKHQDEQRARQIRLVDDEIDAAEVRLEERCLAFLALQQPVARDLRTIVTIIKINDDLERIGDLAVHIIDRMPEISPKMLESFDFEKMGIHAGEMVKKSIQAFISKERRLADQVCALDEEVDVMHRTVFKRVTLLMKSPDSAVDELMAALSISRYIERMADHATMIAREVIYLVTGEIVRHQEGFYDQLTE